From Pseudoalteromonas sp. R3, one genomic window encodes:
- a CDS encoding DUF885 domain-containing protein: protein MNKLNALTLAVAIALSGCAQESRINHTDSEKTTTASLSRADIDKQVDTYTQTFINHQPALATSLKLSADQYGSYADRLPDYSASGMQALQIDMNNAAEKLKRLQSQKMSEDDRLHLRVNEVLARYYAGDAQFSGGYIDTWGGHLPYIVNQLSGPLVDIPNLLKDQHNVENLQDAQNYLTRLEAFATLTDQVRDKLADDAKKGIILPKVLFPNTFGYLNNFTAHSGEKHPLVTSFDAKLSKVESIPKAQRTELVNAATILVDQKIYPAYRRVIADLKVLQEKAPEKVGIWAQPGGEAFYQHEITYLADSDLSAQQIHDIGLAEVKRITERMDEILRENGYTTGSVGDRMKQLNDEPRFLYEDSDTGREALLTFLRGEIETINKKAPQYFSTLPPQKVEVRRIPQEVEAGAPGGYYSGPSLDGSRPGVFAINLKDMKAVPSFGMKTLTYHEAVPGHHFQIALNMLQTDIGLMRQNASFNGYIEGWALYSELVAYEMGMYENDPFGDLGRLQAEAYRAARLVVDTGLHYKQWTRQQAIEYFAEATGSAMSDVTAAIDRYIAWPGQALGYKLGMIKLVELRDKARKALGDKFDIKAFHDVILLKGARPLAIVEDDVDRWVASQS, encoded by the coding sequence ATGAATAAGTTGAACGCGCTCACACTCGCAGTAGCGATCGCTCTGTCGGGGTGTGCTCAGGAAAGTCGGATCAATCACACCGACTCAGAGAAAACGACTACCGCCTCTTTGTCACGTGCTGACATCGATAAGCAAGTTGATACATATACACAAACTTTCATTAATCATCAGCCTGCACTGGCAACTTCGTTAAAGTTATCCGCAGATCAATACGGCAGCTATGCCGACAGGCTACCTGATTACTCTGCATCAGGTATGCAGGCACTGCAAATTGATATGAATAATGCCGCAGAAAAATTAAAACGCCTGCAGTCGCAAAAAATGAGCGAAGATGATCGCCTACACTTGCGTGTGAACGAAGTACTGGCGCGTTACTACGCTGGTGATGCGCAATTTAGTGGCGGTTATATAGATACCTGGGGCGGCCATTTACCTTATATTGTCAATCAGCTTTCCGGGCCGTTAGTCGATATTCCAAACCTGCTGAAAGATCAGCACAATGTTGAAAATCTGCAGGATGCGCAAAACTATCTGACCAGGCTGGAAGCGTTTGCAACACTGACAGATCAAGTAAGAGATAAGTTAGCAGATGATGCTAAGAAAGGCATTATTTTGCCTAAAGTCCTGTTTCCAAATACCTTTGGTTATTTGAATAACTTTACTGCGCATTCCGGTGAAAAACACCCATTGGTTACTTCATTTGACGCCAAGTTATCAAAAGTTGAGTCAATACCGAAAGCACAGCGTACCGAGCTCGTTAATGCGGCTACAATATTGGTTGACCAAAAGATTTATCCTGCATACCGCCGTGTGATTGCCGACCTTAAAGTGTTACAAGAAAAAGCACCAGAAAAAGTCGGGATCTGGGCTCAACCCGGTGGTGAAGCCTTCTACCAGCATGAAATTACCTACCTCGCTGATTCAGATCTAAGTGCACAGCAGATCCATGATATCGGGCTTGCTGAAGTCAAACGGATCACTGAGCGAATGGACGAGATCTTACGCGAAAATGGTTACACCACGGGCTCCGTGGGTGATCGTATGAAGCAGCTAAATGATGAACCACGCTTTTTATACGAAGACAGTGATACGGGTCGTGAGGCATTGCTGACTTTCTTGCGTGGAGAAATTGAGACCATCAATAAAAAAGCACCGCAATACTTTTCAACTTTGCCGCCCCAAAAAGTAGAAGTGCGCCGAATTCCACAAGAAGTCGAAGCGGGTGCACCAGGAGGCTATTACAGCGGACCGTCACTGGATGGCAGTCGTCCAGGGGTGTTTGCCATCAACCTCAAAGATATGAAAGCTGTACCAAGCTTTGGTATGAAAACACTGACTTATCACGAGGCAGTACCAGGACACCACTTCCAGATTGCGCTGAACATGCTGCAGACAGACATAGGCCTGATGCGTCAGAACGCCTCGTTCAATGGATATATTGAGGGCTGGGCGCTGTATTCTGAACTCGTCGCCTATGAAATGGGAATGTACGAGAACGACCCGTTTGGTGATTTGGGTCGCTTACAGGCGGAAGCCTATCGTGCTGCTCGCCTTGTGGTCGACACCGGGCTTCACTATAAACAGTGGACGCGTCAGCAGGCGATTGAATACTTCGCTGAGGCGACTGGGTCTGCTATGAGTGATGTGACGGCTGCCATCGACCGTTATATTGCCTGGCCAGGACAAGCGCTGGGCTATAAGTTGGGTATGATTAAGCTGGTAGAGCTGCGCGATAAAGCCCGCAAGGCGCTGGGTGATAAGTTTGATATCAAAGCCTTCCATGATGTGATCCTACTGAAAGGTGCCAGACCTCTGGCAATTGTGGAAGACGATGTCGACCGCTGGGTCGCATCACAAAGTTAA
- a CDS encoding aminopeptidase P family protein encodes MSHYLQRQTRLRSQLLTSDHEAMLVFGYENIRYLCGFSGHAATLLISHEQCLLITDYRYFERASEEAEQAEVVLRHRDTESLGQCLNRLSGQLKTLAFDAAHIDVGQWHQISGELSGRVLTPTLGLVEQLRQIKTSYEITRIRQAAQIADQALADTLPLIKEG; translated from the coding sequence ATGAGTCATTATTTACAACGACAAACGAGGTTGCGCAGTCAGCTCCTTACATCTGATCACGAAGCAATGTTGGTCTTTGGTTATGAGAACATTCGCTATTTGTGCGGATTCAGCGGTCATGCTGCCACATTATTGATCAGTCACGAACAGTGTTTACTTATCACTGATTATCGTTATTTTGAGCGTGCCAGTGAAGAGGCTGAACAGGCTGAAGTCGTGCTCAGGCATCGGGATACTGAAAGCCTGGGTCAGTGTTTGAATCGCTTGTCTGGACAGTTAAAGACACTGGCGTTTGATGCAGCTCATATTGATGTTGGTCAGTGGCACCAGATCAGTGGCGAGCTCTCAGGACGAGTTTTAACGCCAACGCTTGGACTGGTTGAGCAATTACGACAAATTAAAACGTCATATGAGATTACCCGCATTCGCCAGGCTGCACAGATTGCTGATCAGGCACTGGCAGATACCTTACCTTTAATAAAGGAGGGGTGA
- a CDS encoding M24 family metallopeptidase yields the protein MSERDLALELDYRMQKLGSEGVSFDTILLFGARSALPHGSPSTQKLQHGDLILVDFGAVVDGYRSDMTRTYVYGTPNTRQRAMFDTVQKAQQAALVQACSGVDCQELNEAAHAVLLNSDFAQYAGEGLGHGLGLFYMSSLSLNQVLIINWSRVM from the coding sequence GTGAGTGAGCGTGATTTAGCATTGGAGTTAGATTATCGGATGCAAAAGTTAGGGTCTGAAGGGGTTTCGTTCGACACCATACTCTTGTTTGGGGCACGTAGTGCCTTACCACACGGCAGTCCTTCAACGCAGAAACTCCAACATGGCGACTTAATACTGGTTGATTTCGGAGCCGTTGTCGACGGCTATCGATCGGACATGACACGGACCTATGTGTATGGCACTCCAAATACAAGACAACGGGCAATGTTTGATACGGTTCAAAAAGCTCAGCAGGCAGCGCTGGTGCAAGCATGTTCTGGGGTCGATTGTCAGGAGTTGAATGAGGCTGCTCACGCGGTGCTGCTGAATAGTGATTTTGCACAGTATGCCGGAGAAGGCCTTGGTCATGGCCTGGGACTTTTTTACATGAGCAGCCTTTCATTAAACCAGGTGTTAATTATCAACTGGAGCCGGGTAATGTGA
- a CDS encoding substrate-binding domain-containing protein — MIHRVAQISLLFVTLVCFQAVASGVYDAATSINIAVVGKTKNDSFYQQSHKGCVHFARDYPNVACIYDGADDYQDVRTQVLIVKELIKKGVDGLLISTTDSKFLVDGALKLAAKKGIPVITFDSDLLKEHEAYRLAYVGTNNFDFGKALGEEAKRFKTEPVQYICLQSGHQTTPNLNQRIAGVRFALSGQSKTRMSGENGWIEHYRCPLFTMGRRADALDQLVTMMKYPNPPYF, encoded by the coding sequence ATGATCCATCGTGTTGCTCAGATATCACTTCTTTTTGTCACGCTTGTGTGCTTTCAGGCTGTAGCCTCTGGCGTCTATGATGCTGCCACATCTATCAATATTGCCGTAGTTGGAAAGACCAAAAACGATAGCTTTTACCAACAATCGCACAAAGGGTGTGTGCACTTTGCACGAGACTATCCCAATGTTGCTTGTATCTACGACGGAGCTGACGACTATCAGGATGTCAGGACACAGGTTCTGATAGTCAAAGAGCTGATCAAAAAAGGTGTCGACGGCCTGCTCATTTCAACCACAGATTCAAAGTTCCTTGTCGATGGTGCGCTCAAACTAGCTGCTAAGAAAGGCATCCCGGTCATTACCTTTGACTCCGATTTACTTAAAGAACATGAGGCATACCGCCTGGCGTATGTCGGGACTAATAATTTTGATTTTGGGAAGGCGCTGGGAGAAGAGGCAAAACGTTTTAAAACTGAGCCGGTACAATATATCTGCTTGCAGTCTGGGCATCAGACAACTCCTAATCTAAACCAACGTATCGCTGGTGTGCGATTTGCATTGTCCGGACAAAGCAAAACCAGAATGTCTGGTGAAAATGGCTGGATCGAGCACTACCGTTGTCCACTCTTTACGATGGGAAGACGAGCTGATGCGTTGGATCAACTAGTTACAATGATGAAGTACCCCAATCCCCCATATTTCTAG
- a CDS encoding transporter substrate-binding domain-containing protein codes for MKKFLLLLLLWSNNVFAGPLQFVSINYLIEQEVGRLVLPEVYRKLNVSIVITPYPGKRAQQLVRSGKRHGEIMRIYSYGDENPHTIRVPTPYYTLETMAFVRSDSHVDLQSEQDLSNYKIAKVRGVKHTNNITKGMSEVEDTDTTIQALNLVSKGLADVALTNRIDGLVKLAQAGIENVVPHQSSFRVLELYHYVHKDQQHWVNKVDDVLRRMTQSGELTVLIKKAENQVISQHCRQSAVVTELCRQYLSQEED; via the coding sequence ATGAAGAAGTTCCTGTTATTGTTGCTATTGTGGAGCAACAACGTGTTTGCTGGGCCCTTACAGTTTGTATCAATTAACTATCTGATTGAGCAGGAAGTAGGGCGCTTGGTCTTACCTGAGGTGTACCGCAAACTTAATGTATCGATTGTGATAACGCCTTACCCGGGCAAGCGGGCACAGCAGCTGGTGCGCAGCGGAAAGCGGCATGGCGAAATCATGCGCATTTACAGCTATGGCGATGAAAATCCGCATACTATTCGTGTTCCAACCCCTTATTACACACTAGAGACCATGGCCTTTGTTCGCAGTGATAGTCATGTCGATCTCCAAAGTGAACAGGATTTGAGTAACTATAAAATTGCAAAAGTGCGCGGTGTAAAACACACCAATAACATCACTAAAGGGATGTCCGAAGTAGAGGACACAGACACCACAATACAGGCATTGAATCTCGTTTCTAAGGGATTAGCCGACGTTGCACTGACCAATCGTATCGACGGCTTAGTCAAGCTGGCTCAGGCTGGAATTGAGAATGTTGTACCACATCAGAGTAGTTTTCGAGTGTTGGAGCTATATCATTATGTCCACAAAGATCAACAGCATTGGGTTAACAAAGTCGATGACGTTTTACGGCGCATGACGCAAAGTGGTGAGCTGACTGTACTGATAAAAAAAGCCGAGAATCAGGTGATTTCACAGCACTGTCGGCAAAGTGCAGTCGTAACTGAACTATGCCGACAGTATTTGTCTCAAGAAGAAGACTGA
- a CDS encoding AraC family transcriptional regulator produces the protein MLSDKAAERSTSAKYQHSALSDEQANRIARKIHNAVVTEKLYLEPDLTLYKLAEYLKVSANYVSQTLNQTLGQSFFDYVNKARIDAATELLRANDKTVLDIAMAVGFNARSSFYKAFKTHTGMTPGEYKKGACVDR, from the coding sequence GTGCTAAGCGACAAGGCTGCAGAACGGTCGACTTCAGCCAAATACCAGCATTCGGCGTTGAGTGATGAACAGGCAAATCGCATTGCCAGGAAAATACACAATGCTGTGGTCACAGAGAAGCTCTATTTGGAGCCGGATCTGACCCTCTACAAACTGGCGGAATATTTGAAAGTATCAGCAAACTATGTGTCACAAACTCTAAATCAGACATTGGGACAGTCATTTTTTGACTATGTTAATAAAGCCCGGATTGACGCCGCAACGGAGCTACTGCGCGCGAACGATAAAACCGTGCTGGATATAGCGATGGCAGTAGGCTTTAACGCGCGATCTTCTTTTTATAAGGCATTTAAAACCCACACAGGCATGACGCCTGGGGAATATAAGAAGGGCGCATGTGTCGACAGGTAA
- a CDS encoding alpha/beta hydrolase, with the protein MKDIRYNNFDSSVLRVLLLLILIIPFGTISQEQHLSVYENEQAITFKTQDNQQVAAFSGFITVPENRTQANSRTIRVHYVRFPATTKQPGSPIVYLAGGPGGSGIKTAEYANFRFPLFMALREFGDVIALDQRGTGKSDQLPSCQSGMYTSTDTPQTDQEIARLYQHAALKCAAFWQAKGIDIKGYTTEQSAKDLDDLRRHLKAEKLTLWGISYGTHLALAVTKLMPNKLDKLVLASVEGLEQTVKLPARTNAYFARVQQAINTQPKAKALYPDIAALIRRVHERLEISPIKIQAIDTDGKKIDFLFQRWHMQRLASSMIADPHRGLKRLLALYRALDIGIVEPLQHIANRGYFSDNQISFRLMPLVMDIASGITQQRLAQVNQQSKTALLGAYLNFPMPQLQGIIGGLDLGDTFRKAPVSDVPTLVLSGSLDGRTYPHSQLDAVRNFSDVIHVIVENAGHNLFMCSPQVTQVIKTFLAGKSVQTSSIKVPLVELY; encoded by the coding sequence ATGAAAGACATCCGCTATAACAACTTTGACAGCTCTGTGCTGCGCGTACTGCTGCTCCTCATCTTAATCATACCCTTTGGTACAATCAGTCAGGAGCAACACCTATCAGTGTATGAGAATGAACAGGCAATCACATTTAAGACTCAGGATAACCAACAAGTTGCTGCCTTTTCGGGTTTTATTACCGTGCCAGAGAATCGCACTCAGGCAAACAGCCGCACTATTCGTGTTCACTATGTACGATTTCCTGCCACCACTAAGCAACCCGGCAGCCCCATTGTTTATCTGGCCGGCGGCCCGGGAGGGTCTGGAATCAAAACAGCTGAATATGCCAATTTTCGCTTTCCTTTGTTTATGGCCCTGCGCGAATTTGGTGATGTGATAGCACTGGATCAACGCGGTACGGGTAAATCCGATCAGCTTCCCTCTTGTCAGTCAGGCATGTACACCAGCACAGATACGCCACAAACCGATCAGGAAATTGCGCGTCTATATCAGCATGCCGCACTCAAGTGTGCCGCATTCTGGCAGGCAAAAGGTATTGATATCAAAGGGTATACAACCGAGCAAAGTGCAAAAGACCTGGATGACCTCAGACGCCACCTCAAAGCCGAAAAGCTGACTCTCTGGGGGATCAGTTATGGCACTCATCTGGCGCTGGCTGTGACCAAACTGATGCCCAATAAGCTGGACAAACTGGTGCTGGCAAGTGTTGAAGGGCTGGAGCAAACAGTCAAACTGCCGGCTCGGACAAATGCCTACTTTGCCCGGGTGCAGCAGGCTATTAACACTCAGCCTAAAGCAAAGGCGCTGTATCCCGATATTGCCGCACTGATCCGTCGCGTACATGAACGCCTAGAAATATCCCCAATAAAAATACAAGCAATTGATACTGATGGGAAGAAAATAGATTTCTTGTTTCAACGCTGGCATATGCAGCGCCTGGCATCCTCAATGATAGCCGACCCGCACCGAGGCCTGAAACGCTTGTTGGCACTTTATCGGGCTTTGGATATAGGGATCGTTGAACCGCTTCAGCACATCGCAAACAGAGGTTATTTTAGCGATAATCAGATTAGTTTCAGACTCATGCCATTAGTCATGGACATAGCCTCAGGTATCACCCAACAAAGATTGGCACAGGTTAACCAGCAAAGCAAAACAGCCCTGCTTGGCGCCTATTTAAACTTCCCTATGCCACAATTGCAGGGGATCATTGGCGGGCTAGACCTAGGTGATACATTTCGCAAAGCCCCAGTATCCGACGTGCCCACATTAGTGCTGTCGGGCTCATTGGATGGCCGCACCTACCCACACAGTCAGCTGGACGCCGTCCGGAATTTTAGCGATGTGATCCACGTCATCGTCGAAAATGCAGGGCATAACCTGTTTATGTGCTCGCCACAGGTGACGCAAGTGATTAAAACATTTTTAGCAGGTAAATCGGTGCAAACCAGCAGTATCAAAGTGCCGCTAGTAGAATTATATTAA
- a CDS encoding LytTR family DNA-binding domain-containing protein — MRFRDSRLLRTVLCALLLVSGNVLALDWTHINYHQVWVCPGGGPIPTFEEPTCKTQSFFNGDPQGQAIWLKASLHLPKHWQEGSGPYAFYLFAKASSEVYLNGRLLGTNGRVAQDGEQELAGRMDTRFYVPPDVIKEGENWVVMHLSSHQSLLRLSSPLHLAALGKYQSSTEYFGIEPHIQLSVLCVLVLGVLYLLGLRLSPLRAQIPTGLLWLFGIAAVQLALEQLRGWISYPYPMHDVRLILILLCALGFGCGLLAYLLRSCQVFIKTRLTILALSTSLTLLVVFFSPGFDQKTTLAVALPVLIGILVSGRYYYQARTSKALVLVAMLCAFLLAAILSVQSFHSLLFYIMVTALLGGFLGLHIRHLGELQTQSIIDQQAIAKLQVKLAQLNQADEKQYLNLTYGSSTERIDVRQLIWCRAAGDYVELNLEGGGERLYSGSLKSLLDKLPATFMQVHRSYLVDLDKVRKVTLNKDKAVAGYAFLYLCEGERVPVSRRLFAQVRESIE, encoded by the coding sequence GTGCGATTTCGTGACAGTAGATTATTGCGAACAGTACTCTGTGCACTGCTGTTGGTGTCTGGCAATGTGTTAGCACTAGATTGGACACACATAAACTATCATCAGGTTTGGGTGTGCCCGGGCGGTGGGCCGATACCAACTTTTGAAGAACCAACTTGTAAGACGCAGTCATTTTTTAATGGCGATCCACAGGGGCAGGCTATCTGGTTAAAGGCATCATTGCATTTACCTAAGCATTGGCAAGAAGGCTCAGGCCCTTATGCATTTTATCTGTTCGCGAAGGCCTCCAGTGAGGTTTATCTCAATGGTAGATTGCTTGGCACGAATGGCCGTGTTGCTCAAGATGGTGAGCAAGAACTTGCCGGGCGCATGGATACCCGGTTTTATGTCCCTCCCGATGTCATCAAAGAAGGTGAAAACTGGGTGGTCATGCATCTGTCTTCCCATCAGAGCCTGTTACGATTATCTTCACCATTACATTTGGCTGCACTGGGTAAGTACCAGAGTAGCACCGAGTACTTTGGGATAGAACCGCATATTCAACTGAGTGTATTGTGTGTGCTTGTACTCGGGGTGCTGTATTTACTGGGCCTGAGATTAAGCCCTTTGAGGGCCCAGATCCCGACAGGATTGCTTTGGTTGTTTGGCATTGCTGCCGTCCAACTGGCGCTAGAGCAGTTGCGCGGTTGGATAAGTTATCCTTACCCTATGCATGACGTCAGGCTCATTTTAATCTTACTGTGTGCATTGGGTTTTGGCTGCGGATTACTCGCATACTTGCTACGTTCTTGTCAGGTCTTTATTAAAACCCGGCTGACGATCCTGGCTCTGAGTACGAGCCTCACCTTGCTTGTGGTATTTTTTAGCCCTGGATTTGACCAAAAGACAACGCTGGCAGTGGCTCTTCCGGTACTTATCGGGATATTGGTATCTGGCCGGTATTATTATCAGGCCCGTACCAGTAAAGCTCTGGTACTCGTTGCGATGCTGTGTGCGTTTCTGCTGGCGGCTATACTGAGCGTGCAGTCATTTCACAGCCTGTTGTTCTACATCATGGTCACTGCACTGCTTGGGGGTTTTTTGGGATTGCATATTCGTCATCTGGGTGAGCTTCAGACCCAGAGCATTATCGACCAACAGGCCATTGCTAAATTACAGGTAAAACTGGCGCAACTAAATCAAGCAGATGAAAAACAGTATCTCAATCTCACTTATGGCAGCTCAACGGAGCGTATCGATGTTAGACAGTTGATATGGTGCCGCGCAGCTGGAGATTATGTTGAGCTAAATCTGGAAGGCGGCGGTGAGCGATTGTATTCAGGTTCACTGAAGAGTTTGTTAGACAAACTGCCGGCTACATTTATGCAGGTACACAGATCTTATCTTGTTGATTTGGACAAAGTCAGAAAGGTTACATTGAATAAGGATAAAGCAGTCGCTGGCTATGCGTTTTTATACCTTTGTGAGGGTGAGCGGGTGCCCGTCAGCCGACGCTTGTTTGCTCAGGTAAGGGAGTCAATTGAATGA
- a CDS encoding TIM44-like domain-containing protein: MKQFIVLMTLIAVLVSTSFSAEARKKFGSKKSAGKTHATSTTAQKKQVDTKTLAPNTAAKPKSNKKGIMAGVLGGLLAGGLIAAMMGDDFEGFQFMEMILFAILAFVLFKVIKSFMTKRQQPHMAGMPQGGNFGGGNFGQNNAGQGQNQSAQFRQQAQSTTTSGGFGQQQEQVPFNLPADFDVNGFLQGAREHYHTVQTAWNQADFATLAEYLSPELVEEFKQDRAQHGDVATEVMFVDAQLVRAETSPVAWEVSVMFKGKYRDLGDKQEEPIHEIWHLERKTQGDAPWVIVGVEDLID; the protein is encoded by the coding sequence ATGAAACAATTCATTGTTTTAATGACATTAATTGCCGTTTTGGTATCAACCAGTTTCAGTGCAGAAGCACGGAAAAAGTTCGGCAGCAAAAAAAGTGCGGGTAAAACCCACGCAACGAGCACCACGGCACAGAAAAAACAAGTGGACACCAAAACACTGGCACCGAATACTGCCGCAAAGCCTAAATCAAACAAAAAAGGCATTATGGCTGGCGTATTAGGCGGCCTGTTGGCAGGTGGCCTTATCGCTGCAATGATGGGCGATGACTTCGAGGGTTTCCAGTTTATGGAAATGATCTTGTTTGCGATTCTGGCATTCGTACTATTCAAAGTCATTAAATCCTTCATGACTAAACGCCAGCAACCACATATGGCGGGAATGCCTCAAGGTGGTAACTTTGGTGGTGGTAACTTTGGCCAGAATAATGCGGGTCAGGGTCAAAACCAGAGCGCTCAGTTCCGTCAGCAAGCCCAATCAACCACCACGAGCGGTGGCTTTGGTCAGCAGCAGGAGCAAGTACCATTTAATTTGCCAGCTGACTTTGATGTGAACGGCTTCTTACAAGGCGCCCGAGAGCATTATCATACCGTACAAACCGCCTGGAACCAGGCCGATTTTGCCACTCTGGCTGAGTACCTGAGCCCTGAACTGGTCGAAGAGTTTAAACAAGACCGTGCGCAACATGGCGATGTCGCAACAGAAGTGATGTTTGTTGATGCGCAGTTAGTGCGTGCAGAAACCTCACCTGTGGCTTGGGAAGTGAGCGTCATGTTCAAGGGTAAATACCGTGATCTTGGCGATAAGCAGGAAGAACCAATCCACGAGATCTGGCACCTGGAAAGAAAAACACAGGGCGATGCGCCTTGGGTTATTGTCGGTGTGGAAGATCTGATCGACTAA
- a CDS encoding DUF3379 family protein, whose protein sequence is MDELEFRRRLFADPNDKDVIAQADTDPAKQRLVKEMQDFDATLHSALDISVPDDLAQKILAKQQADTETSNKQSAEVKQLAWYRRFKAPLATAASALLAVSLYFATSVQAPLHAGEHALEHVYYEAEALALTDEVQLQVVNEKLAMFGGKLESMPGKVTYATFCNFKGQRSLHLIFQSEHGPVTVFIVPTDRNEATGTDEQFADARFSGSIKPGERADTILVADLNTPLERYETAVTASLRWL, encoded by the coding sequence ATGGATGAACTTGAATTTCGCCGCCGCTTGTTTGCCGATCCCAATGATAAGGATGTAATTGCACAGGCAGACACAGATCCGGCCAAACAACGTCTCGTCAAAGAGATGCAGGATTTTGATGCAACGCTTCACAGTGCGCTGGATATTTCAGTGCCTGATGACCTGGCACAAAAAATCCTTGCAAAGCAGCAAGCAGATACAGAGACTTCCAACAAACAAAGTGCCGAAGTAAAGCAGCTGGCCTGGTACCGTCGCTTTAAAGCGCCACTGGCCACGGCTGCTTCAGCCTTATTGGCTGTCTCCTTGTACTTTGCAACCTCAGTTCAGGCGCCATTACATGCGGGCGAACACGCGTTAGAACACGTATATTACGAAGCAGAAGCCCTGGCGTTAACAGATGAAGTTCAGTTGCAGGTTGTCAACGAGAAGCTTGCTATGTTTGGTGGCAAACTGGAATCCATGCCGGGTAAAGTGACCTATGCAACGTTTTGTAACTTTAAAGGGCAGCGCAGTCTGCATTTGATATTTCAGTCGGAGCATGGCCCGGTAACTGTGTTTATTGTGCCCACCGACAGGAATGAAGCCACAGGCACAGACGAGCAGTTTGCAGATGCACGTTTCAGCGGAAGCATCAAGCCAGGAGAAAGAGCAGACACTATTTTAGTGGCTGATCTGAATACCCCGTTGGAGCGTTACGAAACGGCTGTGACAGCATCATTACGCTGGTTGTAA
- a CDS encoding sigma-70 family RNA polymerase sigma factor, with translation MTTKQKRYESLVQVYNKELYRFAYWLCQDPTIAEDLVQETFLRAWRSLDALQDDSAAKSWLLTILRRENARRFERKQFDYADVEQDTLIDATSASPDSQTEQMMVQRQISLLSPEYREPLLLQVVMGCSGEEIAQILELNKNTVMTRLYRARNQLKEALTQVTETAKGASN, from the coding sequence ATGACCACAAAACAAAAACGTTACGAAAGTCTGGTCCAGGTATACAACAAGGAGCTTTATCGCTTTGCTTACTGGTTGTGCCAGGATCCGACCATTGCTGAAGATTTGGTACAGGAAACTTTTTTACGCGCCTGGCGGTCACTGGACGCCCTGCAAGATGACAGCGCAGCCAAATCCTGGTTATTAACCATTTTGCGGCGAGAAAATGCGCGCCGCTTTGAACGCAAACAATTTGATTATGCCGACGTAGAGCAGGACACGCTGATTGATGCAACCAGCGCCTCACCCGACTCGCAGACAGAGCAAATGATGGTCCAAAGACAGATTAGTTTATTGTCACCGGAATATCGTGAGCCGCTGCTGTTACAGGTTGTGATGGGCTGCTCCGGCGAAGAAATAGCACAGATCCTGGAACTCAACAAAAATACCGTGATGACCAGACTATATCGTGCCAGAAACCAATTGAAAGAGGCTTTAACACAAGTGACCGAAACAGCAAAAGGGGCATCAAACTGA